In Gossypium hirsutum isolate 1008001.06 chromosome D06, Gossypium_hirsutum_v2.1, whole genome shotgun sequence, one genomic interval encodes:
- the LOC107900020 gene encoding phosphatidylinositol 4-phosphate 5-kinase 9, which translates to MESQKSQGKLTRTQSSLLRSSPTVRSSIHSMSSITESDFSKDQEENQQRESLLKDEKKTKPPPKRTGSMSPRIIPVRFTPVFAMASISFFTLFSFIFFFGFYLKREEIPTSENLLLALIFVAITLFFASKNKALINQGIVCFKSRFYFSKPNSKPVEWFIGETQCNKSNISKEKERLLPTVREGVEFYSNGDFYEGEFHKGKCNGSGVYNYFVNGRYEGDWVEGRYDGYGVESWSRGSRYRGQYREGLRHGFGVYRFYTGDSYAGEWCNGQSHGVGIQTCADGSCYVGEFKSGVKHGLGYYHFRNGDKYAGEYFGDKMHGFGVYHFANGHCYEGSWHEGRKQGYGMYTFRSGDTRCGEWDSGTLKTPLPQLTDAVIRAVEAARKTAVNAVHLRRVDDQVKKAVLAANRAATAARVAAVRAVQNQMDAKFCDIDV; encoded by the exons ATGGAGAGCCAAAAGAGTCAGGGGAAGCTAACGCGAACACAGTCGTCGTTGCTCCGTTCATCGCCTACCGTCCGGTCGTCAATCCACAGTATGTCATCCATCACCGAAAGTGACTTTAGCAAAGACCAAGAAGAAAACCAGCAGCGAGAGTCGTTACTGAAAGATGAGAAAAAAACGAAACCGCCACCAAAGAGAACAGGTTCGATGTCACCGAGGATTATACCGGTCCGGTTCACCCCGGTTTTCGCCATGGCTTCCATCTCTTTCTTCACTCTCTTctcttttatcttcttctttgGGTTTTATCTTAAAAGAGAAGAAATCCCCACATCGGAAAACCTCTTGTTAGCCTTAATCTTCGTCGCTATAACCCTTTTTTTTGCTTCGAAAAACAAAGCTTTAATCAACCAAGGCATTGTTTGTTTCAAATCAAGATTCTACTTCTCCAAACCTAATTCGAAGCCCGTCGAATGGTTCATTGGAGAGACCCAATGTAATAAAAGCAACAtcagcaaagaaaaagaaaggcttCTTCCGACCGTAAGAGAAGGAGTGGAGTTTTACAGCAATGGAGATTTTTATGAAGGTGAATTCCATAAGGGGAAGTGTAATGGGAGTGGGGTTTATAACTATTTTGTGAATGGGAGATATGAAGGGGATTGGGTTGAAGGGAGATATGATGGGTATGGAGTAGAGAGTTGGAGCAGAGGGAGTAGATATAGAGGGCAATATAGAGAGGGTTTAAGACATGGATTTGGGGTTTATAGGTTTTATACAGGGGATTCTTATGCTGGTGAATGGTGTAATGGGCAAAGTCATGGTGTTGGTATTCAAACTTGTGCTGATGGGAGTTGCTATGTTGGGGAGTTCAAGTCTGGGGTTAAACATGGGCTTGGCTACTACCATTTCAG GAATGGAGATAAATATGCCGGAGAGTATTTTGGAGACAAAATGCATGGATTTGGCGTTTATCACTTCGCTAACGGGCACTGTTACGAAGGATCATGGCACGAAGGTCGTAAACAAGGGTATGGAATGTATACTTTCCGGAGTGGTGACACCAGATGCGGCGAGTGGGATTCCGGCACCCTTAAAACACCTTTACCCCAACTAACCGATGCAGTCATTCGAGCAGTTGAg GCTGCTAGAAAAACAGCTGTGAACGCTGTTCATCTTCGCCGGGTCGATGATCAAGTAAAAAAGGCCGTTTTGGCCGCAAATAGAGCTGCAACGGCAGCTAGGGTTGCTGCAGTAAGAGCGGTTCAGAACCAGATGGATGCCAAATTTTGTGATATAGACGTATAA